A DNA window from Methanomassiliicoccus sp. contains the following coding sequences:
- a CDS encoding TetR/AcrR family transcriptional regulator, protein MSRTSKPPQDRRNEFIQAARDLFNEKGFEKTSIDDIVARLGVAKGLFYYYFDSKEEVLDILYERLQDEIESAVTGAMERKGLNAIERMAELLAAKRDVTCRSSTIMAYFKKERNKALQLSMEKRALDFMTEAMQEIIVQGVEEGVFDTKYPRQTAIAILSMAHGLGNALPETRTVEEMREYYQVLVFLAERVLGMKPGSFVVNDRLLPPGVV, encoded by the coding sequence ATGAGCAGAACCTCTAAACCCCCCCAAGACCGACGAAACGAGTTCATCCAGGCAGCTCGCGATCTGTTCAACGAGAAAGGTTTCGAGAAAACCTCCATCGATGACATCGTCGCCCGCTTGGGGGTCGCAAAAGGCCTCTTCTACTACTATTTCGACTCCAAGGAGGAGGTCCTGGATATCCTCTACGAGAGGCTGCAGGATGAGATCGAATCGGCAGTGACCGGGGCCATGGAAAGAAAAGGCCTCAATGCCATCGAGCGAATGGCCGAGCTCCTGGCTGCCAAGCGCGATGTCACCTGCCGCTCCTCGACTATAATGGCCTACTTTAAAAAGGAGCGGAACAAGGCTCTCCAGTTGTCAATGGAGAAAAGGGCGTTGGACTTCATGACCGAGGCAATGCAGGAAATCATCGTTCAAGGGGTGGAGGAGGGGGTCTTCGATACGAAGTATCCCCGTCAAACCGCCATCGCCATCCTCTCCATGGCCCACGGACTGGGCAATGCGCTTCCTGAGACGAGGACCGTGGAGGAAATGAGAGAGTACTATCAAGTCCTTGTGTTCCTCGCCGAGCGGGTGCTGGGAATGAAGCCCGGGAGCTTTGTGGTCAACGATCGGTTGCTTCCCCCCGGGGTTGTTTAA
- a CDS encoding aconitase X catalytic domain-containing protein → MFLTREEEAMLAGEKGEGTRTAMELLVALGDIYEAKRLVPIASAHLSGVSYKTIGEGGIGFLESLAKDAKVCVPTTLNPAGMDRQKWREMGISPRFADRQQHIIECYGRLGVNTDCSCTPYLNTNIPKRGQTLAWAESSALSYANSVIGARTNREGGPGALAAAIVGRTPEYGLHLGENRLPSVVVEVDLEEVDYSLLGHAAGSVVGSRVPYFRGIRPTTDQMKTMAAAMAAAGSVALFHIEGVTPEADPAWTKGLERITLGRQELEAARNKLDTGKDPELIALGCPHLSVEEVRTLAARLKGRKRKGDAEVWFCTSRCTAAKCSRELEVLSKFGQVVCDTCMIVTPIEERFKTTATNSGKACSYLPTLCSQKVVYRTTDGLLEMIS, encoded by the coding sequence ATGTTCCTGACCAGGGAAGAGGAGGCCATGCTGGCCGGTGAGAAGGGGGAGGGCACCAGGACGGCCATGGAGTTGTTGGTCGCGCTGGGCGACATATACGAGGCCAAGAGACTGGTGCCAATCGCCTCGGCTCACCTGTCCGGGGTGTCGTACAAGACCATCGGAGAGGGAGGCATCGGTTTCCTCGAGTCCCTGGCCAAGGACGCCAAGGTCTGCGTGCCTACCACCCTCAACCCCGCGGGCATGGACCGCCAGAAGTGGAGGGAGATGGGAATCTCCCCCCGCTTCGCCGATCGTCAGCAACACATCATCGAGTGCTACGGCCGGCTGGGTGTGAACACCGACTGCTCCTGCACACCATACCTCAACACCAACATCCCCAAGAGAGGTCAGACGCTGGCATGGGCGGAATCGAGCGCTCTTTCCTACGCCAACTCGGTGATCGGGGCGCGGACCAACAGGGAGGGCGGCCCAGGAGCGCTGGCCGCCGCCATCGTCGGCCGGACGCCGGAGTACGGGCTCCATCTGGGCGAGAACCGCCTGCCCTCGGTAGTGGTGGAGGTCGATCTGGAGGAGGTCGACTACTCCCTCCTCGGTCATGCTGCTGGTTCGGTCGTCGGCTCCCGGGTCCCCTACTTCCGAGGCATCCGCCCTACGACGGACCAGATGAAGACGATGGCCGCGGCGATGGCCGCGGCTGGCTCGGTCGCCCTGTTCCATATCGAGGGGGTTACGCCGGAGGCCGACCCCGCCTGGACTAAGGGCCTGGAGCGCATCACGCTGGGCCGCCAAGAACTGGAGGCGGCGAGGAACAAGCTGGATACTGGGAAGGATCCCGAGCTCATCGCCCTGGGCTGTCCCCATCTGTCGGTCGAGGAGGTCCGTACCCTGGCGGCGAGGCTCAAGGGCCGCAAGCGCAAGGGAGACGCGGAAGTATGGTTCTGCACCTCCCGCTGCACCGCGGCTAAATGCTCCCGTGAGCTGGAAGTACTATCGAAGTTTGGTCAGGTGGTGTGTGACACCTGCATGATCGTCACACCCATCGAGGAGCGGTTCAAGACCACCGCCACCAACTCCGGGAAGGCGTGCAGCTACCTGCCCACCCTCTGCTCCCAGAAGGTCGTGTACCGCACCACCGACGGATTGCTGGAGATGATATCGTGA
- a CDS encoding universal stress protein has translation MALYRKILIPTDGSKNAQAAVVQGLELARSLGAKVTIMSIIDVQAAVSIQQGLGMPDVYSYQQKAAEAAAETAMAAAREAGVQAEAIVRRGSPALDIIEASKDHDLVLMATRGLTGMKHFLLGSVAEKVVRFAACPVMVIRTTQGG, from the coding sequence ATGGCGCTCTACAGGAAGATTCTGATCCCCACCGATGGGAGCAAGAACGCCCAGGCGGCCGTGGTGCAAGGCTTGGAGCTGGCCAGGAGCCTGGGGGCCAAGGTGACAATCATGAGCATCATCGACGTGCAGGCGGCGGTGAGCATTCAGCAGGGACTGGGGATGCCGGACGTGTATTCCTACCAACAGAAAGCGGCCGAAGCCGCAGCGGAGACGGCGATGGCGGCAGCCCGGGAGGCAGGGGTCCAGGCTGAAGCGATCGTTCGGCGGGGATCCCCGGCCCTTGACATCATTGAAGCATCAAAGGATCACGACCTCGTGCTGATGGCTACCAGGGGACTGACGGGAATGAAGCATTTCCTACTCGGCAGCGTGGCCGAGAAGGTGGTGCGGTTCGCCGCCTGTCCGGTCATGGTCATCCGAACGACGCAGGGTGGGTGA
- a CDS encoding MDR family MFS transporter, with translation MFGSKNKTIKGPATLSDEEAARYKKTRSRSFIMLGLALGMLLASLDQTVVGTALPKIVSDLGGMSLYSWLFTAYMLAETVVIPIAGKLSDRSGRKPVFLTGMALFMAGSFLAGMSESMEMLIACRFIQGLGAGTMMPISMATVADLYAPTERGKIQGLLGGVFALATIVGPLMGGYIVDNMDWRWVFYVNLPVGLLAVLVTSMKFPQLANKSNLPVDYPGMLTLIGTLAPALLVVTWGGSTYAWGSAEIIGLTALSVACLYAFITIEKRAADPILPLWLFKEPIFSLGSIGLFIMAFGMFGVISYLPLFLQAVVGMSASNSGELIIPLMLGAMVTSIGSGLLLKRTGYKVWLVIGPPVSALGMYLLSTLSSGSSSTEAIIYLVITGSGLGALMSNYIVAAQNVMPKKQMGIATGSMSLFRSIGGTVGVAFMGGIVNSRMASELFGKFTPAQMAMLPTDTNSLGQLLLTTTAQIPAPVLEIIRQALSDSITYAFFLGSFIVLSVLVVSLLIKNVPLKSSEEYHATDAEPASTPAGAEGPIADILRPNKEGGK, from the coding sequence ATGTTCGGAAGTAAGAACAAGACTATCAAGGGCCCCGCCACCCTCAGCGACGAGGAGGCGGCGAGGTACAAGAAGACCCGAAGCCGGTCCTTCATCATGCTCGGGCTGGCACTCGGCATGCTGCTGGCGAGCTTGGACCAGACTGTGGTGGGGACCGCTTTGCCGAAGATAGTGAGCGATCTAGGGGGCATGAGCCTATATTCCTGGTTGTTCACCGCTTATATGCTGGCGGAGACCGTGGTCATACCCATCGCCGGCAAGCTGTCGGACCGCTCCGGCCGCAAACCGGTGTTCCTGACGGGCATGGCCCTGTTTATGGCCGGTTCGTTCCTGGCTGGCATGTCGGAATCGATGGAAATGCTGATCGCCTGCCGGTTCATCCAGGGCTTAGGCGCCGGTACCATGATGCCCATCTCCATGGCCACTGTCGCCGATCTCTACGCTCCGACCGAGCGGGGCAAGATCCAGGGCCTGCTGGGCGGTGTGTTCGCCTTGGCCACCATCGTGGGGCCCCTGATGGGTGGGTACATCGTTGACAACATGGACTGGCGGTGGGTGTTCTATGTGAATCTGCCGGTCGGGCTACTCGCAGTGCTGGTCACATCCATGAAGTTTCCCCAGCTGGCCAACAAGAGCAATCTGCCGGTCGATTACCCCGGCATGCTGACGCTCATCGGCACACTGGCGCCGGCGCTGCTAGTGGTCACCTGGGGAGGCAGCACCTACGCCTGGGGCAGCGCCGAGATCATCGGGTTGACGGCACTGTCCGTCGCCTGCCTGTACGCGTTCATAACAATAGAGAAGCGTGCGGCCGATCCGATCCTACCCCTGTGGTTGTTCAAGGAGCCGATCTTCAGCTTAGGCAGCATTGGCCTGTTCATCATGGCCTTCGGCATGTTCGGTGTGATCTCATACCTCCCGCTCTTCCTGCAGGCAGTGGTGGGCATGAGCGCCAGCAACAGCGGCGAGCTCATCATACCCCTGATGCTGGGGGCGATGGTGACTTCGATCGGCAGCGGCCTGCTGCTCAAGAGGACCGGCTACAAGGTCTGGCTAGTCATCGGTCCTCCCGTTTCCGCACTGGGCATGTACCTCCTGTCCACGCTGAGCTCCGGTAGCTCCTCGACCGAGGCCATCATCTACTTGGTCATCACCGGGTCCGGCCTAGGTGCACTGATGTCCAACTACATCGTGGCCGCGCAGAACGTAATGCCTAAGAAGCAGATGGGGATCGCCACCGGCTCCATGAGCCTGTTCCGGAGCATCGGCGGCACCGTGGGCGTCGCCTTCATGGGCGGCATCGTCAACTCGAGGATGGCTTCAGAGCTCTTCGGCAAGTTCACCCCCGCCCAGATGGCCATGTTGCCGACGGACACTAACAGTCTGGGCCAGCTCCTCTTGACCACAACGGCTCAGATCCCCGCTCCGGTCCTGGAGATCATCAGGCAGGCGCTCAGCGACAGCATCACCTACGCCTTCTTCCTCGGGTCGTTCATCGTCCTGTCCGTCTTGGTGGTGAGCTTGCTTATTAAGAACGTGCCTCTGAAGAGCTCTGAGGAGTACCACGCTACCGATGCCGAACCGGCGAGCACCCCGGCTGGGGCAGAGGGCCCCATCGCCGATATCCTTAGACCGAACAAGGAGGGTGGGAAGTGA
- the fen gene encoding flap endonuclease-1 has product MGVNLSDIVQAEHRELEDLTGQTLAIDAYNAIYQFLSIIRGPDGTPLKDTRGRVTSHLTGLLYRNINLLEAGIRPAYIFDGHPHAMKAQTLAERSERRTKAHDEWREAVSEGDIERARTKATQSSRINNDIVESSRILLTYLGIPVVQAPEEGEAQAAYMASRGHVWAASSQDYDSLLFGAPRLVRNLNITGRRKMPGSKEYRDIHIEIVELPKVLEANGLRDREQLIDLCILMGTDYNRGIRGIGPKKGLKLIKEQGTLEKALQAIDASIPDVEVVKEIFLRVEHIDEYRLEWKPVQREKVIELMCGSYEFSEARITAALDRLENRKPAKKAEVMPKSQSSLDRWG; this is encoded by the coding sequence ATGGGAGTCAACCTTTCGGACATCGTACAGGCCGAGCATAGGGAGCTCGAGGACCTTACCGGCCAAACCCTGGCCATCGACGCATACAATGCCATTTATCAGTTCTTATCCATCATCCGGGGGCCAGATGGCACCCCGTTGAAGGACACCCGGGGGCGGGTGACCTCCCATCTCACCGGTCTCCTGTATCGCAACATCAACCTGCTGGAAGCGGGGATCAGGCCGGCATACATCTTCGACGGCCACCCCCACGCCATGAAGGCCCAGACACTGGCGGAGAGATCGGAACGAAGGACGAAGGCTCATGACGAGTGGAGGGAAGCGGTGTCCGAGGGGGACATCGAGAGGGCGCGCACCAAGGCCACCCAGTCGTCGCGCATTAACAACGACATCGTGGAGTCGTCGCGCATCCTCCTGACCTACCTGGGCATCCCGGTGGTCCAGGCTCCGGAGGAGGGCGAGGCCCAGGCGGCATACATGGCCTCCCGAGGCCATGTTTGGGCAGCCTCGTCGCAGGACTACGACTCCCTGCTCTTCGGCGCGCCCCGTCTGGTGCGCAACCTCAACATCACCGGCCGGCGCAAGATGCCCGGTTCCAAGGAGTACCGGGACATCCACATCGAGATCGTGGAACTCCCCAAGGTGCTGGAGGCAAATGGCCTGAGGGACCGCGAGCAGCTCATAGACCTGTGCATCCTCATGGGCACCGACTACAACCGAGGCATCCGGGGGATCGGGCCGAAGAAAGGTCTCAAGCTGATCAAAGAGCAGGGCACGCTGGAGAAAGCGCTTCAAGCGATCGATGCCAGTATTCCTGACGTCGAAGTGGTCAAGGAGATCTTCCTGCGTGTAGAGCACATTGACGAGTACCGGTTGGAGTGGAAGCCCGTCCAGCGGGAAAAGGTCATCGAGCTCATGTGCGGTAGCTACGAGTTCTCAGAGGCCCGGATCACCGCTGCCCTCGACCGCCTGGAGAACCGAAAGCCGGCCAAGAAAGCAGAGGTCATGCCCAAGTCTCAATCGAGCCTCGACCGATGGGGATAG
- a CDS encoding PKD domain-containing protein, with protein MKKIGTVTVTALLLAATFVSCLFISTDQAQAAWSGSVAVSPDSAYPKQKVNISVELTNKNLLLSISIESATYEIDWGNTTAVVALDGEMKVDAGKTTNLTGSFTTPNVDPGTYDAIVNVTTSDLISPTLSFSAPFTIDEVPLLNVTAQADPQSGTVPLEVSFTSSVMGGIPPYSYVWTTSDGSMGNDASFDHRFSTAGTYTATLEVTDSLGTSASSDVIIQAGVSGFTVRIGSSTANGVAPLSTTFTSTVTGGNGPYSYAWTTGDGGTYNGDSFTYAYNDPGTYTVRVVATDSEGNTARDLITITVLSQSNQTTSPVTETPFDVGPLLIVYIFVFVIASTAVVGFMIYRNRTRFRRY; from the coding sequence GTGAAAAAGATCGGCACCGTGACCGTTACGGCCCTGCTGCTGGCCGCCACATTCGTCAGCTGTCTGTTCATATCCACCGACCAGGCTCAAGCGGCCTGGAGCGGTTCGGTCGCCGTTAGCCCCGATTCCGCATATCCTAAACAAAAGGTCAACATCAGCGTTGAGCTCACGAACAAGAACCTATTGCTCTCCATATCCATCGAGAGTGCCACCTACGAGATCGACTGGGGAAATACAACTGCAGTCGTCGCTCTCGACGGAGAAATGAAAGTGGATGCCGGTAAGACCACCAATCTGACGGGGTCCTTCACCACTCCCAACGTCGATCCCGGCACCTACGATGCGATCGTCAACGTAACCACATCAGACCTGATCAGCCCGACACTGAGTTTCTCCGCCCCTTTCACCATCGATGAGGTCCCCCTCCTAAATGTGACCGCCCAGGCCGATCCCCAGAGCGGAACGGTGCCCCTTGAGGTAAGCTTCACGTCCTCCGTGATGGGGGGTATACCTCCGTACAGCTATGTTTGGACCACCAGCGACGGATCTATGGGGAACGACGCCTCGTTCGATCACCGGTTTTCCACTGCTGGCACATACACCGCTACCTTGGAGGTTACCGACAGCCTAGGCACTTCCGCCTCGTCCGACGTCATCATTCAGGCGGGAGTGTCAGGTTTCACCGTTCGGATCGGCAGCTCGACGGCCAATGGGGTGGCCCCTCTGAGCACAACTTTCACCTCGACCGTGACGGGCGGAAACGGCCCGTACTCTTACGCCTGGACCACCGGGGACGGGGGGACCTACAACGGGGACTCCTTCACTTATGCGTACAACGATCCCGGCACCTACACCGTGAGGGTAGTGGCCACCGATTCCGAGGGCAACACGGCCAGAGACTTGATCACCATTACGGTCCTTTCGCAATCGAACCAGACCACCTCCCCGGTGACCGAGACCCCGTTCGATGTCGGCCCACTGCTCATCGTCTACATCTTCGTGTTCGTGATTGCATCGACGGCCGTGGTAGGGTTCATGATCTACAGGAACCGGACGAGATTCCGCCGGTACTGA
- a CDS encoding DUF126 domain-containing protein: MSETPISFLGGVDPSTGNIAGRDGASVKDKIFAFPRGRGSTVGSYVLLEMKRQGTLPAAIINSLAEPIVATGSVMARVPMVDRIDISMLRDGDRVIVDGDQGTVELPDVTESHVVSCVVQDGERLLLLKRSGKVGTFQGYWAAVSGFVEKDEVPMETARKELREETGLEVDVCKEGRVVTVRDKSTVWHVHPYLFRASSPKIEIDWEHTEFCWVRPQEMNGFQTVPGLVEIVRDLL; the protein is encoded by the coding sequence GTGAGCGAGACACCCATCTCCTTCCTGGGAGGCGTGGACCCCTCCACCGGTAACATCGCCGGTCGGGATGGCGCCTCGGTCAAGGACAAGATCTTCGCCTTCCCCCGGGGCAGGGGGAGCACCGTCGGCTCCTACGTTCTCTTGGAGATGAAGCGCCAGGGCACCCTGCCTGCGGCTATCATCAACTCCCTGGCCGAGCCCATAGTGGCCACGGGGTCGGTGATGGCCCGCGTGCCCATGGTCGACCGTATCGACATCTCCATGCTCCGGGACGGCGACCGCGTGATCGTCGATGGGGACCAGGGAACGGTCGAGCTGCCCGATGTGACCGAATCGCATGTCGTCAGCTGCGTGGTGCAGGACGGTGAGCGGCTCCTGCTGCTCAAGCGCAGCGGCAAGGTCGGCACCTTCCAGGGATACTGGGCGGCGGTAAGTGGGTTCGTGGAAAAGGATGAGGTCCCGATGGAGACGGCCCGCAAGGAGCTGAGGGAGGAGACCGGCCTGGAGGTCGATGTCTGCAAGGAGGGCCGAGTAGTCACGGTCAGGGACAAGAGCACCGTCTGGCACGTGCATCCGTACCTCTTCCGAGCCTCCAGTCCTAAAATAGAGATCGACTGGGAGCACACCGAGTTCTGCTGGGTGCGCCCCCAGGAGATGAATGGTTTCCAGACCGTCCCCGGCCTGGTGGAGATCGTTCGCGATCTCCTCTAG
- the ileS gene encoding isoleucine--tRNA ligase yields the protein MIKQVQANYNPPDLEKRVQKFWNDTNAYKKTKELRASGADYYFVDGPPYTTGYIHLGTAWNKTIKDTVVRFKRMQKHNVRDQPGYDMHGLPIEVKVEQAIGIKSKKDIETYGIDKFVNTCKEFALSHQVKMTEQFKELGVWMDWERPYMTIAPSYIEAAWWTLKRAYDKGLLAASNRVISWCPRCETALAEAEIEYSDEKDPSIYVRFPLKDEAGVSLLIWTTTPWTLPANMAVAAHPDFRYAKVRYHKGGDTDTVIVLESLIDQIGQLEGWEEIEVLQLIEGDDLVGLEYLPPLYDEVESQRSMGGKWVHKVIPSQTVEADMTGLVHIAPGHGPEDFELGKEFGLDPYCPVDEGGKFTKDVGARYYGMHVKKANAQIMEDLQDKGLMFHRGTIEHRYGHCWRCRSGIIYRNTSQWYLRVTEVKDLMLDEIAKVQWTPEWAGSSREYDWTMNARDWCISRQRYWGIPLPVWTCSCGHMKVVGSTDELEGAEGYQKGMELHRPWIDGVVLKCDKCKGKMKRVGDVLDVWFDAGVASWAQLGYPRNRTEFERWWPAKFITEAHDQTRGWFYSQLGSSSISFGRAPYKSVLMHGWMLDPQGQPMSKSKGNVIEPAKVIAEYGADAMRFYFMRVSAPWEDISFQHEGVKNARKMLNILWNVVNFASTYMSIDKFEPAKVDRVAVQTALRPEDRWLASRTEKLTLEVTKNLESFELHRACRALEEFILEDMSRWYVRLIRDRMWSESTDMDKVAAYITLYDALMTTVRLLAPFCPHITEEIYQSLDGTLGSVHMCDWPVSDPTMADDRLEASMRTMQELVDDITKERQKKNIKLRWPLKRIIIQPRSAETMEILKPMEEVLLSQANVKSVEYVPAGETWNELRLEVVPNPNAIGKVYRQWSAKIAVMLKNRPAEKVKEAIERGEYSLGIEGQVVRIEPGMVSFSTSLPDNITSVPFAEGDLFIDFEVTPEIEAEGYTRELIRRIQQMRKDMKLDVEEFIRAEVKAPTELEDYFKAWREHIMKETRSLQLEFVQEPKGEHTASWDVEKHKVDIALSSLHMKERVKTFSKVPGLPQETALALIKAGKGSLEDLRGMDEATLADIDGVSRNDAKNIVHYLSRQEAPAKAEAAPRSAAPDDRDRILGYLKRIPRMNQLKAEMMYDAGYDSVDKVTAATKDDLRSVKGLGVKTVEAIMEHAAAGGFTRVTECCSCKRPVQPYESECPACHRPVDIPKAEDEGEEAAGSKEAVKATSALEPSFTYLIKEEKGGRSYSLFVEAIEKGMKGFCVTRDYPLKVRSKYNLGETPVIWLTNIGKEDSLRPKDLEKLSFSLEQFLSKGSGVILLDGLEYLITNNNFLTVLRFVQSLRDQVAIHHSILMLALNPSTLDPHELNLLEKEVDVTF from the coding sequence ATGATAAAGCAGGTTCAAGCGAATTATAATCCCCCCGATCTCGAGAAACGGGTGCAGAAGTTCTGGAACGATACCAACGCCTACAAGAAGACCAAGGAGCTGCGCGCTAGCGGAGCTGACTACTACTTCGTCGATGGGCCTCCATACACCACAGGTTATATTCATCTCGGTACCGCCTGGAACAAGACCATCAAAGACACCGTGGTACGTTTCAAGCGGATGCAGAAGCACAACGTGCGCGACCAGCCGGGCTACGATATGCATGGCCTTCCTATCGAGGTCAAGGTCGAGCAGGCCATCGGCATCAAGAGCAAGAAGGACATCGAGACCTACGGTATCGACAAGTTCGTCAACACCTGCAAGGAGTTCGCTTTGAGCCACCAGGTCAAGATGACCGAGCAGTTCAAGGAGCTGGGCGTGTGGATGGACTGGGAGCGGCCATACATGACCATCGCTCCCTCCTACATCGAGGCGGCGTGGTGGACGCTGAAGAGAGCGTACGACAAGGGCTTGCTGGCGGCATCCAACCGGGTTATCTCATGGTGTCCCCGATGCGAGACCGCTCTGGCCGAGGCGGAGATCGAGTACTCCGACGAGAAGGACCCCTCCATCTACGTCCGCTTCCCTCTTAAGGACGAGGCGGGGGTCTCCCTGCTCATCTGGACAACGACGCCTTGGACGCTGCCGGCCAATATGGCCGTCGCCGCCCATCCTGACTTCCGGTATGCCAAGGTCCGCTATCACAAGGGCGGGGATACGGACACCGTTATCGTGCTGGAAAGCCTCATCGACCAGATCGGCCAGCTGGAAGGCTGGGAGGAGATCGAGGTGCTGCAGCTCATCGAGGGCGATGACCTCGTAGGTTTGGAGTACCTTCCCCCACTGTACGACGAGGTCGAATCGCAGCGGTCCATGGGCGGGAAATGGGTGCATAAGGTCATCCCCTCCCAGACGGTCGAGGCCGACATGACCGGCCTGGTGCACATCGCCCCCGGCCACGGTCCCGAGGACTTCGAGTTGGGCAAGGAGTTCGGCCTAGATCCATACTGCCCGGTGGACGAGGGGGGCAAGTTCACCAAGGACGTCGGCGCGCGCTACTACGGAATGCACGTCAAGAAGGCCAATGCCCAGATCATGGAGGACCTCCAGGACAAGGGCCTGATGTTCCACCGCGGCACCATCGAGCACCGCTATGGGCACTGCTGGAGGTGCCGCTCCGGAATCATCTACAGGAACACCAGCCAGTGGTATCTGAGGGTCACCGAGGTCAAGGACCTCATGCTCGACGAGATCGCCAAGGTGCAGTGGACACCGGAGTGGGCCGGTTCCTCGAGAGAGTACGACTGGACCATGAACGCCCGGGACTGGTGCATATCGCGCCAGCGGTACTGGGGCATCCCCCTGCCAGTGTGGACCTGTAGCTGCGGGCACATGAAGGTAGTGGGATCAACCGACGAGCTGGAAGGCGCTGAAGGATATCAGAAGGGGATGGAGCTCCATCGCCCGTGGATTGACGGCGTGGTCCTCAAGTGCGACAAGTGCAAGGGGAAGATGAAGCGGGTGGGCGACGTCCTGGACGTCTGGTTCGACGCCGGGGTTGCCTCCTGGGCCCAGCTTGGGTATCCCCGCAACCGCACCGAGTTCGAGCGATGGTGGCCGGCCAAGTTCATAACCGAGGCTCACGATCAGACCAGAGGCTGGTTCTACTCCCAGCTCGGTTCGTCGAGCATCTCCTTCGGCCGGGCCCCGTACAAGAGCGTCCTGATGCACGGATGGATGCTCGATCCACAAGGCCAGCCGATGTCCAAGAGCAAGGGCAACGTCATTGAGCCGGCCAAGGTCATCGCCGAGTACGGAGCCGACGCCATGCGGTTCTACTTCATGCGCGTGTCAGCTCCCTGGGAGGACATCTCCTTCCAGCACGAGGGGGTCAAGAATGCCCGCAAGATGCTGAACATCCTGTGGAACGTGGTCAACTTCGCCTCCACCTACATGTCGATAGACAAGTTCGAGCCGGCCAAGGTCGACCGCGTCGCGGTCCAGACCGCCCTGCGTCCTGAGGACCGGTGGCTGGCATCGCGCACCGAGAAGCTCACGCTGGAGGTCACCAAGAACCTGGAGTCGTTCGAGCTGCACCGCGCCTGCCGCGCTCTCGAGGAGTTCATACTGGAGGACATGTCCCGATGGTACGTCCGGCTCATCCGTGACCGCATGTGGTCCGAGTCCACGGACATGGACAAGGTGGCGGCGTACATCACCCTGTACGATGCGCTCATGACCACCGTACGCTTGCTCGCCCCCTTCTGTCCGCACATCACCGAGGAGATCTATCAATCCCTCGACGGTACCCTGGGATCGGTCCACATGTGCGATTGGCCGGTTTCCGACCCCACCATGGCAGACGATCGCTTGGAAGCGTCCATGCGGACCATGCAGGAGCTGGTGGATGACATCACCAAGGAGAGGCAGAAAAAGAACATCAAGCTCCGCTGGCCACTGAAGCGCATCATCATCCAGCCCCGGTCGGCCGAGACCATGGAGATACTGAAGCCGATGGAGGAGGTTCTTCTCTCTCAGGCCAACGTCAAGAGCGTGGAGTATGTGCCGGCGGGGGAAACCTGGAACGAGCTGAGGCTAGAGGTCGTCCCCAACCCCAACGCCATCGGCAAGGTCTACCGCCAGTGGTCGGCCAAGATCGCGGTCATGCTCAAGAACCGCCCGGCTGAGAAGGTCAAGGAAGCGATCGAACGGGGCGAGTATTCGCTGGGCATCGAGGGCCAAGTCGTGCGCATCGAGCCCGGCATGGTGTCATTCAGTACCTCGCTTCCGGACAACATCACCAGCGTGCCGTTCGCCGAGGGCGATCTGTTCATTGACTTCGAGGTCACACCCGAGATCGAGGCCGAGGGCTACACCCGCGAACTGATCCGCCGTATCCAGCAGATGCGCAAGGACATGAAGCTGGATGTGGAGGAGTTCATCCGCGCCGAGGTCAAGGCGCCCACCGAACTGGAGGATTACTTCAAGGCGTGGAGGGAGCATATAATGAAGGAGACTCGGTCCCTCCAGCTGGAGTTCGTACAGGAGCCCAAGGGCGAGCACACCGCCAGCTGGGATGTGGAGAAGCACAAGGTGGACATCGCCCTCTCCTCCCTGCACATGAAGGAGCGGGTCAAGACATTCTCCAAGGTGCCCGGACTGCCCCAGGAGACCGCCCTCGCCCTGATCAAAGCGGGCAAGGGCTCTCTCGAGGACCTGAGGGGGATGGACGAAGCGACGCTGGCGGACATCGACGGAGTAAGCCGCAACGACGCCAAGAACATCGTCCACTACCTGTCCCGACAGGAGGCTCCGGCCAAGGCCGAAGCGGCCCCCCGATCGGCAGCACCGGACGACCGGGATCGCATACTGGGATACCTTAAGCGGATCCCCCGGATGAATCAGCTCAAGGCGGAGATGATGTACGATGCCGGCTATGACTCGGTGGACAAGGTAACCGCGGCTACCAAGGATGACCTTCGGTCGGTCAAGGGCTTGGGGGTCAAGACGGTGGAGGCAATCATGGAACACGCCGCCGCCGGAGGGTTCACCAGGGTCACCGAGTGTTGCAGTTGCAAGCGACCGGTGCAGCCTTACGAGAGCGAGTGCCCAGCCTGCCATCGCCCCGTGGACATCCCCAAAGCCGAGGACGAGGGAGAGGAGGCTGCCGGGAGCAAGGAAGCGGTGAAAGCCACTTCCGCCCTCGAGCCGTCGTTCACCTACTTGATCAAGGAGGAGAAGGGCGGACGCTCGTACTCGCTGTTCGTTGAAGCGATCGAGAAGGGGATGAAGGGCTTCTGCGTCACCCGGGACTATCCCCTCAAGGTGCGCTCGAAATACAACCTCGGGGAGACGCCGGTGATCTGGCTGACCAACATCGGCAAGGAGGACAGCTTACGACCCAAGGACCTGGAGAAGCTTAGCTTCTCGTTGGAGCAGTTCCTGTCCAAGGGCAGCGGAGTCATCCTCCTCGACGGACTGGAATACCTCATCACCAACAACAACTTCCTCACGGTGCTGAGGTTCGTGCAGTCGCTGCGGGACCAGGTGGCCATCCACCACTCCATCCTCATGCTGGCGCTGAACCCTTCGACCCTGGACCCCCACGAGCTCAACCTGCTGGAGAAGGAAGTGGACGTCACCTTCTAG